A single Nicotiana tabacum cultivar K326 chromosome 5, ASM71507v2, whole genome shotgun sequence DNA region contains:
- the LOC142180875 gene encoding uncharacterized protein LOC142180875 produces MAIGEETSITLVGLTTRISDETASPLRGKVFPTIDHNHHLYLQLTDTPSSALISLQLTGSENYAIWSISMRIGLLGKSKLSFVDGRFPKSRFEPELYDQWEKVNDVVLSWIMNAIRPGVLSSIVYASNSHKDLWDEFDAIMPCPSCQCLESRKYLEHFEYQRLMQFLTGLTESYNQARSQITMMYPTPFVNKAYSMIIDQKSQINLANFI; encoded by the exons ATGGCAATTGGCGAGGAAACAAGTATCACACTAGTTGGACTAACCACTAGAATTTCTGACGAGACAGCTTCTCCCCTTCGAGGCAAGGTCTTCCCTACAATTGATCATAACCATCATCTATACCTACAACTAACTGACACTCCAAGTAGCGCCTTAATCTCTCTTCAGTTAACTGGATCTGAGAACTATGCTATTTGGAGCATATCTATGAGAATTGGACTGTTAGGTAAAAGCAAACTAAGTTTTGTTGATGGTAGATTTCCTAAGTCTAGGTTTGAACCTGAGTTATATGATCAATGGGAGAAGGTAAACGATGTAGTTTTGTCTTGGATCATGAATGCTATAAGACCAGGAGTATTAAGCAGTATAGTGTATGCCTCAAATTCTCACAAG GACCTTTGGGATGAGTTTGATGCTATAATGCCCTGTCCTAGTTGCCAATGTCTTGAGTCAAGGAAATATCTCGAGCACTTTGAGTATCAAAGGTTAATGCAGTTTTTAACCGGTTTGACTGAGTCATACAACCAAGCAAGGAGTCAGATCACAATGATGTATCCTACTCCATTTGTAAACAAGGCATACTCCATGATCATAGATCAAAAGAGCCAAATAAACTTGGCTAATTTCATATAA
- the LOC142180876 gene encoding uncharacterized protein LOC142180876 — protein sequence MTLLAGQQQAPSTFFTPEQYQQIIQILSNGSDEGPSTRSTTAGTETDHVSIYSDREWIVDTGASNHMTFSLQILRAYKLVPKSDRNNVHLPTGGVTSIIHTGLDSVFKSQFISNVLYIPEFKSNLLLVSKLIKELKCLVLFFPDFCIFQDLFNRQVKGIGREKYGLYVLQEKQVKASCQDSKQQVNNTGSTNKTNYSYMYVVSDSSSLWHKSTSVKILRIDNGNEFFSTDFKEFLSSLGVEHQSTCVYTPQHNGIAERKHRTILEIARALRFQAGTPIFPVLDLLSSDDSSTEVSPTLTHHSTPMNDPTEGKVSSSPQIPEQAHAKILSSSSQIPAQSNAEVLSQSAANINSLIEPSTSMELKRSGRPSRPPLWMQDYVTKSVGNSCTYPISSYVTYSHLKPLYQHMLALHSTVTEPKTFKEAMFDPKWVHAIKQEVAALEDNNTWTIVDFPPGKTRMDANGFLKSNTKLQERLKDTNPY from the exons ATGACGTTACTAGCAGGTCAGCAACAAGCTCCCTCAACCTTCTTCACACCAGAGCAGTATCAGCAGATCATTCAAATTCTCAGCAATGGATCAGATGAAGGACCCTCAACCAGGTCAACAACTGCAGGTACAGAAACAGATCATGTGTCTATCTATAGTGATAGAGAATGGATTGTGGATACAGGTGCTTCTAATCACATGACCTTTAGCTTACAAATATTGAGGGCATACAAATTAGTACCAAAATCAGACAGGAATAATGTGCATTTACCTACAGGAGGGGTAACATCAATTATACACACAGGATTGGATTCTGTTTTTAAGAGCCAATTCATATCTAATGTGTTGTATATACCTGAGTTTAAGTCCAATCTTCTCTTAGTATCCAAACTCATTAAAGAACTGAAATGCTTGGtattgttctttcctgacttttGCATCTTCCAGGATCTCTTCAATAGACAAGTGAAGGGGATTGGTAGGGAGAAATATGGACTATATGTGTTACAGGAAAAGCAAGTGAAAGCCTCATGTCAGGACTCCAAACAACAAGTGAATAACACAGGTTCTACAAATAAGACTAACTACTCCTACATGTATGTTGTATCAGATTCTAGTAGCTTGTGGCATAAGAG TACTTCTGTTAAGATACTCAGAATAGATAATGGCAATGAGTTCTTTAGCACTGACTTCAAGGAATTCCTATCTTCTCTTGGAGTTGAACATCAAAGTACATGTGTTTATACTCCACAACATAATGGAATAGCAGAAAGGAAACACAGAACTATCCTTGAAATAGCCAGAGCATTAAGGTTCCAAGCAG GTACTCCTATATTTCCAGTTCTGGACTTGTTATCATCTGATGATTCTAGTACAGAGGTGTCTCCAACTCTCACACATCATTCCACTCCTATGAATGATCCAACTGAGGGGAAGGTTTCATCATCTCCTCAGATTCCTGAGCAAGCTCATGCAAAGATTCTCTCCTCATCTTCTCAGATTCCTGCACAATCTAATGCAGAAGTTCTCTCACAATCAGCTGCAAACATCAATTCTTTAATTGAACCATCCACTTCTATGGAGCTCAAAAGATCTGGCAGACCAAGTAGACCTCCATTATGGATGCAGGATTATGTTACCAAATCAGTGGGCAACTCCTGCACATATCCTATTTCCTCCTATGTTACCTACTCACATCTGAAACCACTTTATCAACACATGCTGGCTCTTCACTCAACAGTAACTGAGCCCAAGACCTTCAAAGAGGCTATGTTTGACCCTAAATGGGTACATGCAATAAAGCAGGAAGTTGCAGCACTTGAAGACAATAACACTTGGACTATTGTAGACTTTCCTCCTGGCAAGACTCGCATGGATGCAAAtggatttttaaaatcaaatacaaagCTTCAGGAGAGGTTGAAAGATACAAATCCATACTAG
- the LOC142180877 gene encoding secreted RxLR effector protein 161-like → MNQKLTTIEYDNWMNVNPEDKILKDPSSFQSLVGRLLYLTMTTRPDLSFAMQVLSQFMHCPKVSHMEATLRVVRYIKAEPGLGLLMPADSPNKLTVYCDSDWGACLQTRRSVTCYIVKFRNALVSWKSKKQDTISKSYAEAEFRSTSTCATKVTWLIGLFEELGVKLKLPIDLMCDSKAAIQIVANPIFYERAKHIGIDCHFVREKIMQGVMRTEHVSTKEQLANLLTKSLGKVQHNYLLEKLGLKNLFKPSA, encoded by the coding sequence ATGAATCAGAAACTAACTACAATAGAGTATGACAACTGGATGAATGTCAATCCTGAGGATAAGATATTAAAAGATCCTAGTAGCTTTCAAAGTTTAGTTGGAAGACTTCTATATCTCACCATGACCACCAGACCTGACCTATCCTTTGCAATGCAAGTTCTTAGTCAATTCATGCACTGTCCAAAGGTGTCACATATGGAAGCTACCCTTAGAGTGGTGAGATACATCAAAGCTGAACCTGGACTTGGCCTACTTATGCCTGCTGATAGCCCAAATAAGCTTACTGTCTATTGTGACTCTGACTGGGGTGCCTGTCTACAGACAAGAAGGTCAGTTACTTGCTACATTGTCAAGTTTAGGAATGCACTTGTATCATGGAAGTCTAAGAAACAAGACACTATTTCAAAGAGCTATGCAGAAGCTGAGTTTAGAAGTACGAGCACATGTGCAACTAAAGTGACCTGGTTAATAGGGCTGTTTGAAGAGCTTGGTGTGAAGCTAAAGTTACCTATTGATCTTATGTGTGACAGCAAGGCAGCCATTCAGATTGTTGCAAACCCAATTTTTTATGAGAGGGCTAAACATATAGGCATAGACTGCCATTTTGTAAGGGAAAAAATCATGCAAGGGGTGATGAGAACTGAACATGTTTCTACCAAAGAGCAACTAGCTAATTTGTTAACCAAAAGCTTGGGTAAGGTGCAACATAACTATCTACTGGAGAAACTTGGGCTGAAGAACCTGTTCAAGCCATCAGCTTGA